Proteins encoded within one genomic window of Spiroplasma endosymbiont of Agriotes lineatus:
- a CDS encoding ABC transporter permease, producing MKHWKWSKLFKQAFWGAFKHKIQIISLILLTIILSTTITSTWITTRWLLDGETAMNSATTPFNYSYHFNSKNSPNIQSISPTFNICTAFSKSSLTESNIIKNIKDNNTPIITIANESDPTGCLLPLTSKSLDITEKVTSDNTITIENISFKNLLKWENINTNSPAFKNSLFDQILHKKYHGIPNKQFKILYEQYATLVEEYIKPIFDFYLFNLYKANNDKLKYPKKTTDDNYVNEVKTFKETFLRDFVNARNDDSWVRDINNETDFSSDNVPIFGGGINIFQQLTKEDYEKKFPQATNFNNKAFFKQGFKGDLGNILMNINKDNNEINLQPTNDHINDNKNSSYLNVTKYLTLPIGGTSLRNNWDISQAIWNQHNKLVGLLSNFNVNLRQEYLFSDFATNIRYRVISINPNNDPKKNNIKIISGTYPAGANQIVINPQFAEKYNYKIGDTLKIGSYKLIITGIGGDNFTSLPVVHPINFLPNPAKEVVLFVNHQLFIRDEFIRYSDIEDISNVYLTYTGNNIANDLELFRLFLNDNFKKNNNIIETVHQKMLAYDNNPQDIQKITQDLKITSTIKNSDSKNYINRGFNSLLIITRTYIWFSIIIVIFMTMLTVFVTVLIIRKTVERNATQIGVLKALGYENKTIIGSYWSYALITTILAVPIGWIIGSVLQIAVIRIFENFFTIPNNIFYFDIIPFLISLAINIIVILITVTITAYKQVAKNTITLLRPHSDNKPSKAIYGIRKRCFAFGSFKTRFRFALAAVSYKKIIIMFVTILIASFTIAIALMIPAAVRSLDDSYYGLLKYQTNVEFQQPISNIPTTRYNLYPWKGIDAQNQSVDYPITEIRPVADYYKDTPTNSWKKLSDNTKNINLDDILKQIAYNYYWTGGRGISLGWLEQISKDFNNNPKLLGLLSTIICPMVNTILTTNAEINTIDNWRTCTMNAIETAVPSYIKEFLNIPGRKERLTITHNTLPYNANEDELYTYYDTNLNNVAFKTLGIKPNSSMIALEESSKYIQEEKRLDKIPTIINRSMQIKHNLKVDSIFESEVQQKQLQYMSANNKWYPAHTSFWIYRDENNSENIYNMPLDKWSINDNNSPYGWTNHYGYKENDIGDDDTAKSYRNLNEIILRLPKEEITIDNIKYPAIKDEFLKDIINVKIPTNNNKFVIEQSPDNKWWHIRPFVPFATKNKFVDENFMTSALNLLNQSYDNPLWNIFIAILDGKTIGNKEIPKILKIDNTPTPQKIKYQVKAIHESYGELKIYVNQRVANQILGFNAITSSDIYKKDPFNDEPLWFNGRLSSNSELTDVTSRYSTTSILGDYSIASLNDNVANTVTNSELLTVKRELIKNLTTVASSIATIFILGSISLSIIIVVMISNLLVHQFAKLMAIMKIQGFKYREINSLTLSMFIPAAIMGFIVGFISAWFICQGILWTIGIFTGFIIPLYFQWWLLPITLATITIIYTLTYIISTETLKRMNVLELVKSSDE from the coding sequence ATGAAACATTGAAAATGAAGCAAATTATTTAAGCAAGCCTTTTGAGGAGCATTTAAACATAAAATTCAAATTATTTCATTAATTTTATTAACTATTATCTTATCAACGACAATTACCTCAACTTGAATTACGACAAGATGACTCTTAGATGGTGAAACAGCAATGAATAGTGCTACAACACCATTTAATTATAGTTATCACTTTAATAGTAAAAATAGTCCTAATATTCAAAGCATATCACCAACATTTAATATTTGTACTGCTTTCAGTAAAAGTTCATTAACAGAATCTAATATTATCAAAAATATAAAAGATAATAATACACCAATAATTACCATTGCGAATGAAAGCGATCCTACGGGGTGTTTATTACCATTAACATCAAAAAGTTTAGATATTACCGAAAAAGTAACAAGTGACAATACTATCACGATTGAAAATATTTCCTTTAAAAATTTACTAAAATGAGAAAATATTAATACAAATAGTCCGGCATTTAAAAATTCACTCTTTGATCAAATTTTACATAAAAAATATCATGGCATTCCTAATAAACAATTTAAAATATTATATGAACAATATGCAACCTTGGTTGAAGAATACATTAAACCAATTTTTGACTTTTATTTATTTAACCTTTATAAAGCTAATAATGATAAACTTAAATATCCAAAAAAAACAACAGATGATAATTATGTTAACGAAGTTAAAACATTTAAAGAAACATTTTTAAGAGACTTTGTTAATGCTCGTAATGACGACAGTTGAGTAAGAGATATAAATAATGAAACTGATTTTTCTAGTGATAATGTTCCAATTTTTGGCGGCGGAATTAATATTTTTCAACAATTAACAAAAGAAGATTATGAAAAAAAGTTTCCTCAAGCAACAAATTTTAATAATAAAGCTTTTTTTAAACAAGGTTTTAAAGGCGATTTAGGAAATATTTTAATGAATATTAACAAAGATAATAATGAAATTAATTTACAACCAACAAACGACCACATAAATGATAATAAGAATAGTAGTTATCTAAATGTTACCAAATATCTAACACTTCCAATTGGCGGAACATCTTTAAGAAATAATTGAGATATTTCGCAAGCAATATGAAATCAACATAATAAATTAGTTGGCTTATTAAGTAACTTTAATGTTAATTTACGCCAAGAGTACTTATTTTCTGATTTTGCTACTAATATCCGTTATCGTGTAATTAGTATTAATCCTAATAATGACCCCAAAAAAAATAATATTAAAATCATTAGTGGCACCTATCCCGCTGGTGCTAATCAAATTGTAATTAATCCTCAGTTTGCTGAAAAATATAATTATAAAATTGGTGATACTCTTAAAATTGGTAGCTATAAATTAATAATTACTGGCATTGGTGGCGATAACTTTACATCCTTACCTGTTGTTCATCCAATAAACTTTCTTCCCAATCCAGCAAAAGAAGTTGTCTTGTTCGTTAACCACCAATTGTTTATTCGTGATGAATTCATTCGTTATAGTGATATTGAAGATATATCTAATGTATATTTAACATACACAGGAAATAATATTGCCAATGATTTAGAATTATTTCGACTTTTTCTTAATGATAATTTTAAAAAAAATAATAACATCATTGAAACTGTTCATCAAAAAATGTTAGCTTACGATAATAATCCGCAAGACATTCAAAAAATTACTCAAGATTTAAAAATAACTTCAACGATTAAAAATAGTGACAGTAAAAATTACATTAATCGTGGTTTTAATTCATTACTAATAATTACTAGAACATATATTTGATTTAGTATTATTATTGTTATTTTTATGACAATGTTAACAGTTTTTGTAACAGTATTAATTATTAGAAAAACAGTTGAACGCAATGCAACACAAATTGGTGTTTTGAAAGCATTAGGCTATGAAAATAAAACAATTATTGGTTCATATTGATCTTATGCCTTAATAACAACAATTCTTGCTGTGCCAATTGGTTGAATTATTGGTAGTGTTTTACAAATAGCAGTAATAAGAATTTTTGAAAATTTCTTTACGATTCCAAATAATATTTTTTATTTTGATATCATTCCTTTTCTAATTTCTTTAGCAATTAATATCATTGTGATTTTAATTACGGTAACAATTACTGCTTATAAACAAGTAGCAAAAAATACAATTACCCTATTACGACCTCACAGTGATAACAAACCTTCAAAAGCAATTTATGGCATCCGCAAAAGATGCTTTGCATTTGGAAGCTTTAAAACTCGGTTTCGTTTTGCGCTGGCAGCAGTTTCATATAAGAAAATTATTATTATGTTTGTAACAATTCTTATTGCTTCATTCACCATCGCTATTGCTTTAATGATCCCGGCTGCTGTTCGCAGTCTTGATGATTCTTATTATGGACTTTTAAAATATCAAACTAATGTTGAATTTCAACAACCGATTAGTAATATCCCAACAACTCGGTATAATTTATACCCTTGAAAAGGGATTGATGCTCAAAATCAAAGCGTTGATTACCCAATTACTGAAATTCGTCCGGTAGCTGATTACTATAAAGATACTCCTACTAATTCTTGAAAAAAACTTAGTGATAATACCAAAAACATTAATTTAGATGATATTTTAAAACAAATTGCTTATAACTATTATTGAACAGGAGGCAGAGGAATTTCTTTAGGTTGATTAGAACAAATTTCTAAGGATTTTAATAATAATCCCAAACTTTTAGGATTATTATCCACAATTATTTGTCCAATGGTAAACACCATTTTAACAACTAATGCCGAAATAAATACTATCGATAATTGAAGAACCTGTACAATGAATGCAATTGAAACAGCTGTTCCTTCTTATATTAAAGAATTTCTTAATATTCCCGGAAGAAAAGAACGCTTAACAATTACTCATAATACTTTACCTTATAATGCTAATGAAGATGAATTATACACATATTATGATACTAACTTAAATAATGTCGCTTTTAAAACACTAGGAATAAAACCAAATAGTAGCATGATTGCACTGGAAGAAAGTTCAAAATATATCCAAGAAGAAAAACGACTTGATAAGATTCCGACAATTATTAATCGTTCAATGCAAATAAAACATAATTTAAAAGTTGATAGTATTTTTGAAAGTGAAGTTCAACAAAAACAATTACAGTATATGAGTGCTAATAATAAATGATATCCTGCTCATACTTCCTTTTGAATTTATCGTGACGAAAATAATTCTGAAAATATCTATAATATGCCTTTAGATAAATGAAGTATTAATGATAATAACTCTCCTTATGGTTGAACTAACCATTATGGTTATAAAGAAAACGATATTGGTGATGATGACACTGCTAAAAGCTATCGTAACTTAAATGAAATAATTTTACGATTACCCAAAGAAGAAATCACAATTGATAATATCAAATACCCAGCAATTAAAGACGAATTTTTAAAAGACATTATTAATGTGAAAATACCAACAAATAATAATAAATTCGTTATTGAACAATCACCCGACAATAAATGATGACATATTAGACCCTTTGTGCCATTTGCTACTAAAAATAAATTTGTTGATGAAAACTTTATGACATCAGCACTAAATCTCTTAAATCAATCATATGACAATCCATTATGAAATATTTTTATTGCCATACTAGACGGCAAAACTATTGGTAATAAAGAAATACCTAAAATTCTAAAAATTGATAATACCCCCACACCACAAAAAATTAAATATCAAGTTAAAGCAATTCACGAATCTTATGGTGAACTAAAAATTTATGTTAATCAACGAGTTGCTAATCAAATTCTTGGTTTTAATGCTATAACAAGTAGTGATATTTATAAAAAAGATCCTTTTAATGATGAACCATTATGATTTAATGGTCGATTATCATCTAATTCTGAATTAACTGATGTTACTAGTAGATATTCAACAACTTCAATTCTTGGTGATTATTCAATTGCTAGTTTAAATGATAATGTTGCTAACACCGTGACTAACAGTGAACTATTAACAGTAAAACGAGAATTAATTAAAAACTTAACAACAGTGGCTTCTAGTATTGCTACTATCTTTATTTTAGGTTCAATTAGTCTATCCATAATTATTGTTGTAATGATTTCTAACCTTCTTGTTCATCAGTTTGCTAAACTAATGGCCATTATGAAAATTCAAGGATTTAAATATCGTGAAATTAATAGTTTAACTTTATCAATGTTTATTCCTGCTGCTATTATGGGCTTTATCGTTGGATTTATTAGTGCTTGATTTATTTGTCAAGGTATCTTATGAACTATTGGAATTTTTACTGGATTCATTATTCCCCTATATTTCCAATGATGACTTTTACCAATAACATTAGCAACGATTACAATTATTTATACACTGACTTATATAATTTCAACTGAAACATTAAAACGAATGAATGTACTTGAATTAGTAAAAAGTAGTGACGAATAA
- a CDS encoding Mbov_0401 family ICE element transposase-like protein produces MYIQLDETFLATLDQKVKQDQRIRLVTFHTGHKEKKYKNARRELENKRGHFLMLKVGKRINTMDYRDLLIKELQKHYVNINYDKIIVCGDGATWIREIANSFGNVRYILDGYHAIKKLKQTAFNIIFENRKVALNSWIKLYKDGNHQELIKTIRNIAKNELNKDIKTNLRKASNYFSNNKHGIHHQNLEWNIGCSIESDVSHLVKQQLGYGAKIYNHKNLNNLSHLRMANLNKLNVLHYINENINSEIEIRKEIYKNSLWNKYNNKNDDSWISKGDIVYTNKYITFK; encoded by the coding sequence TTGTATATTCAACTAGATGAGACATTTTTAGCGACATTAGATCAGAAAGTTAAACAAGACCAAAGAATTCGTTTAGTTACTTTTCATACCGGACATAAAGAAAAAAAATACAAAAATGCTCGTAGAGAATTAGAAAACAAACGAGGTCATTTTCTAATGTTAAAAGTTGGTAAACGAATAAATACGATGGATTATCGTGACTTATTAATTAAAGAATTGCAAAAACATTATGTAAATATTAATTATGACAAAATAATTGTTTGCGGCGATGGTGCTACTTGAATTAGAGAAATTGCCAATAGTTTTGGTAATGTTAGATATATTTTAGACGGTTATCACGCTATTAAAAAATTAAAACAAACGGCATTTAATATTATTTTTGAAAATCGCAAAGTAGCATTAAATAGTTGAATTAAATTATATAAGGATGGCAATCATCAAGAATTAATCAAAACCATTCGTAATATTGCTAAAAATGAATTAAATAAAGATATTAAAACAAATTTAAGGAAGGCGAGTAATTATTTCAGTAATAATAAGCATGGTATTCATCATCAAAATTTAGAATGAAATATCGGTTGTAGCATTGAAAGTGATGTATCTCATTTAGTAAAACAACAATTAGGATATGGGGCAAAAATATATAATCATAAGAATTTAAATAATCTATCACATTTAAGAATGGCAAATTTAAACAAATTAAATGTATTACATTACATTAATGAAAATATTAATTCAGAAATAGAAATCAGAAAAGAAATATATAAAAATTCATTATGAAATAAATATAATAATAAAAATGATGATAGTTGAATCAGCAAAGGTGACATTGTATATACAAATAAATATATTACATTTAAGTAA
- a CDS encoding DxFTY motif-containing membrane protein: MILSSEKMRSDNKLRSIFFVLWQALIPGLIIWLLLDPQLNLLKLNFKDSIAFGYMFLIGGGMLLYSFITTLVCFLCGYHQQEQFIYSIIVMLEFVVLYLTSLWLLSVFWRFIIAISLAILGTLVMTIIVMTITNYFYKD, translated from the coding sequence GTGATATTAAGTAGTGAAAAGATGCGAAGTGATAATAAGTTAAGAAGTATTTTTTTTGTTTTGTGACAAGCACTAATCCCTGGATTGATTATTTGATTACTTTTAGATCCGCAATTAAATTTATTAAAATTGAATTTTAAAGATAGTATTGCTTTTGGATATATGTTTTTAATTGGGGGGGGGATGCTACTATATTCTTTTATTACAACATTAGTTTGTTTTTTGTGTGGTTATCATCAACAAGAACAGTTTATTTATAGTATTATTGTAATGCTAGAATTTGTTGTTTTATATTTAACTAGTTTATGATTATTATCAGTTTTTTGACGCTTTATTATTGCAATCTCATTAGCTATTTTAGGAACTTTAGTAATGACAATTATTGTGATGACAATTACAAATTATTTTTATAAAGATTAA
- a CDS encoding transposase, with the protein MGNKTSYSEEFKKQIVMLYKNGKSVINLGKEYNLPKPTIYSWVKNYNNSGSFKAKDNRTLEENEIITLWKELKDLKMKNDILKQAALIDNGQKITIINSNKKKYSIRKMCKLLNISKSNYYYQINKYTRKIVNNYNQEIISAFNASRQVYGARKIKVVLAHKSINLSRHKIRNIIKNNNLISKYTKTKLKCKNIQVNNDLVNNIVNRDFNNRKINEIIVSDLTYIKVGFGRIKFC; encoded by the coding sequence ATGGGAAATAAAACCTCATACTCTGAAGAATTTAAAAAACAAATTGTCATGCTATACAAAAATGGCAAAAGTGTTATTAATTTAGGGAAAGAATATAATTTACCAAAACCAACTATTTATAGTTGAGTTAAAAATTATAATAATTCTGGTTCATTTAAAGCAAAAGATAATCGCACACTAGAAGAAAATGAAATAATAACTTTATGAAAAGAACTTAAAGACTTGAAAATGAAAAATGACATTTTAAAGCAAGCCGCACTGATTGATAATGGCCAAAAAATAACAATAATTAATAGCAATAAGAAAAAATATTCAATAAGAAAAATGTGTAAATTATTAAATATTTCAAAATCCAATTACTATTATCAAATTAATAAATACACAAGGAAAATAGTGAATAATTATAATCAAGAAATTATCAGTGCATTTAACGCAAGCCGCCAAGTCTATGGAGCTCGAAAAATCAAAGTAGTATTAGCTCATAAAAGTATTAACCTATCTAGACACAAAATTAGAAATATTATAAAAAACAATAATTTGATATCAAAGTACACAAAAACAAAACTTAAATGCAAAAATATTCAAGTAAATAATGATCTAGTAAATAACATTGTAAACCGAGACTTTAATAATAGAAAAATAAATGAAATTATCGTTAGTGACTTAACTTATATAAAAGTGGGTTTTGGACGCATAAAGTTTTGTTAG
- a CDS encoding phosphotransferase produces the protein MLHQQNLTSDEQKIINFFTNYEPRELKLCHNDLVPGNILVTKQQIYIIDYEYAMKNDPLSDIASFISETIYRNNNLINHFLHEFSLTITDWC, from the coding sequence TTGTTACACCAACAAAATTTAACTAGTGATGAACAAAAAATAATTAATTTTTTTACTAACTATGAACCCCGAGAATTAAAACTTTGCCATAATGACTTAGTTCCTGGCAATATTTTAGTTACTAAACAACAAATTTATATTATTGACTATGAATATGCAATGAAAAACGACCCTTTATCTGATATTGCTTCTTTTATTAGCGAAACTATTTATCGTAATAACAATTTAATTAATCATTTTTTACACGAATTTAGTTTAACAATAACTGATTGATGTTAA
- a CDS encoding UPF0236 family transposase-like protein: MLKINNNVKTLENKHWFSLFATHKNMYTNKCKKLANEYKKLDEYLYKYHYRLKQGYKVVHFALRTIITIFGDVTFKRRRYKYWNQKSGKFEYVCLLDKEIGLLPKQRIYFDVQFKVLSLLGEVMVNGIAMF; this comes from the coding sequence ATGTTAAAAATTAATAATAATGTAAAAACCTTAGAAAACAAGCATTGATTCAGTTTATTCGCAACCCATAAAAATATGTACACTAACAAATGCAAAAAACTAGCTAATGAATATAAAAAATTAGATGAATACTTATATAAATATCATTATCGCTTAAAACAAGGTTATAAAGTAGTTCATTTTGCTTTAAGAACAATTATTACAATTTTTGGTGATGTTACTTTTAAACGACGCCGATATAAATATTGAAATCAAAAATCAGGTAAATTTGAATATGTGTGTTTGTTAGATAAAGAAATTGGTTTATTGCCCAAACAACGCATTTATTTTGATGTCCAATTTAAAGTTTTAAGTCTTCTAGGTGAGGTGATGGTAAACGGTATCGCGATGTTTTAG
- the uvrA gene encoding excinuclease ABC subunit UvrA, with amino-acid sequence MDDATKYIIVKGAREHNLKNVDLTILKNKLIVFTGVSGSGKSSLAFNTIYAEGQRRYMESLSTYARQFLGNSEKPDVDSIEGLSPAISIDQKTTSNNPRSTVGTVTEIYDYLRLLYARVGLPYCINGHGLIKAMTIKEMIKRLKQVTMEERIEILSPVVIDKKGTHYELFLTLRHEGFLRVKVNNHIYSLDDDIQLDKSKRHNIDIVVDRIKLSDNDNVWSNIHDSLEKSLKYSKGLSKVVLVNSKEQLLFSQNHACNQCSFIIPELEPRLFSFNAPMGACSECKGIGIRLEVDEDLLFPNRNLSINQGGIEFYKNFIGGDSLEWQKLKIICKEYGIDLDQPIKNLSDEQINYLMYGSDKQLNYTLVSSNNNTYKSYDYIEGVASIVERRFVETVNEMRREYYRKFMSDKTCWSCKGARLNPKALCVKVGTININEFTNLDIDESLDYILSLKLSKQQQEIAKLVINELVNRLSFLNDVGLRYLNLSRAAQSLSGGEAQRIRLATQIGSKLTGVLYVLDEPSIGLHQKDNDRLIKTLKSLRDLGNTVIVVEHDKDMIHQADWLVDFGPKAGKFGGEIIAVGTKADIIASEKSITGRYLSHQETITIPKKRRSGNNKKITIIGARENNLKNIDVTIPLGKLIIVTGVSGSGKSTLVNEVLYKNLLQNLGQKVNRPGKHQNIKGMDNIDKVVNVSQEPIGRTPHSNPATYTSVFDDIRDLFAASPLAKTQGYLKGRFSFNVRGGRCERCQGAGIIKIAMHFLPDVFVTCEICEGMRYNDETLQVKYKGKNIYDVLNMSVVEAQEFFANIPKINVKLQTLLDVGMGYIKLGQPTTQLSGGEAQRVKLATYLQKRATRKTLFILDEPTTGLHIDDVKRLLSVLSRIVNNGDTVLVIEHNLDVIKLGDYIIDLGPNGGRYGGEVIVTGTPEQVINSNKNSYTAEYLRKVYQINDNIKLNIK; translated from the coding sequence ATGGATGATGCAACAAAATATATAATTGTAAAAGGAGCTAGAGAGCATAACTTAAAAAATGTTGATTTAACAATTCTTAAAAATAAGTTAATTGTTTTTACTGGCGTTTCTGGCAGCGGGAAGTCATCATTAGCCTTTAATACGATTTATGCTGAAGGACAAAGAAGATATATGGAATCATTGTCGACGTATGCCCGACAATTTTTAGGTAATAGTGAAAAACCTGATGTTGATTCTATTGAAGGACTATCACCAGCGATTTCTATTGATCAAAAAACTACTAGTAATAATCCTCGTAGTACTGTGGGAACAGTGACAGAAATATATGATTATTTACGATTATTATATGCTCGTGTGGGGCTACCATATTGTATTAATGGTCATGGTTTAATTAAAGCAATGACAATTAAGGAAATGATTAAAAGATTAAAACAAGTAACAATGGAAGAACGCATTGAAATTTTGTCGCCAGTAGTTATTGATAAAAAAGGAACGCATTATGAGTTGTTTTTAACTTTGCGACACGAAGGGTTTTTACGCGTTAAGGTTAATAACCACATTTATTCATTAGATGATGATATTCAATTAGATAAAAGTAAACGGCATAATATTGATATTGTTGTTGATCGCATTAAATTAAGTGATAATGATAATGTTTGATCTAATATTCATGACAGTTTAGAAAAATCATTAAAGTATAGTAAAGGATTGTCAAAAGTTGTCCTTGTTAATAGTAAAGAGCAATTATTATTTTCGCAAAATCACGCTTGTAACCAATGTAGTTTTATAATTCCGGAGTTAGAACCCCGTTTATTTTCTTTTAATGCACCAATGGGGGCGTGTTCTGAATGTAAGGGTATTGGTATTCGTTTGGAAGTTGATGAAGATTTATTATTTCCTAATCGTAATCTTTCAATTAATCAAGGTGGAATTGAATTTTATAAAAATTTTATTGGTGGTGATAGTTTAGAATGACAGAAATTAAAAATTATTTGTAAAGAATATGGTATTGACTTAGATCAACCGATTAAAAATCTTAGTGATGAACAAATTAATTATTTAATGTATGGTAGTGATAAACAATTAAATTATACTTTAGTATCTAGTAATAATAATACTTATAAAAGTTATGACTATATTGAAGGTGTTGCTAGTATTGTTGAACGACGCTTTGTTGAAACTGTTAATGAAATGCGTCGTGAATATTATCGGAAATTTATGAGTGATAAAACTTGTTGGTCTTGTAAAGGGGCACGATTAAACCCCAAAGCATTATGTGTTAAGGTAGGAACAATAAATATTAATGAATTTACTAATTTAGATATTGATGAAAGTTTAGATTATATTCTTAGTTTAAAATTATCAAAACAACAACAAGAGATTGCTAAGTTAGTTATTAATGAATTAGTTAATCGTTTAAGCTTTTTAAATGATGTTGGTTTAAGATATTTAAATTTATCAAGAGCGGCTCAATCATTATCTGGTGGTGAAGCCCAACGAATTCGTTTAGCAACGCAAATTGGTTCAAAATTGACAGGAGTATTATATGTATTAGACGAACCTTCAATTGGTTTACATCAAAAAGATAATGACCGATTAATTAAAACTTTAAAATCGTTACGAGATTTAGGAAATACGGTTATTGTTGTTGAACATGATAAAGATATGATACATCAAGCTGATTGACTTGTTGATTTTGGTCCTAAAGCTGGTAAATTTGGGGGTGAAATTATTGCTGTGGGAACAAAAGCCGATATTATCGCTAGTGAAAAGTCAATTACAGGGAGATATTTATCACATCAAGAAACGATTACGATTCCAAAAAAGCGCCGAAGTGGGAATAATAAGAAAATTACTATTATTGGAGCAAGAGAAAATAATTTAAAAAATATTGATGTTACTATTCCTTTAGGAAAACTTATTATTGTTACAGGGGTTTCCGGCAGTGGAAAATCAACTTTAGTAAATGAAGTGTTATATAAAAATTTGCTACAAAATTTAGGACAAAAGGTTAATCGTCCGGGTAAACATCAAAATATTAAGGGAATGGATAACATTGATAAAGTTGTTAATGTTTCGCAAGAACCAATTGGAAGGACGCCGCATAGTAATCCGGCAACTTATACTTCAGTTTTTGATGATATTCGTGATTTATTTGCTGCATCACCATTAGCTAAAACTCAAGGTTATCTTAAAGGAAGGTTTTCTTTTAATGTTCGTGGCGGAAGATGTGAACGCTGTCAGGGGGCAGGAATTATTAAAATTGCGATGCATTTTTTACCAGATGTTTTTGTTACTTGTGAAATATGTGAAGGGATGCGCTATAATGATGAAACTTTACAAGTTAAATATAAAGGGAAAAATATTTATGATGTTTTAAATATGTCAGTTGTTGAAGCTCAGGAGTTTTTTGCAAATATTCCGAAAATTAATGTTAAATTACAAACCTTGCTTGATGTTGGTATGGGATATATTAAGTTAGGACAACCAACAACCCAATTATCTGGGGGGGAAGCTCAAAGAGTTAAATTAGCGACTTACTTACAAAAAAGAGCAACTAGAAAAACATTATTTATTTTAGATGAACCAACAACGGGATTACATATTGATGATGTTAAAAGATTATTATCAGTTCTTAGTCGCATTGTTAATAATGGTGATACGGTTCTTGTTATTGAACATAATTTAGATGTTATTAAGTTAGGTGATTACATTATTGACTTAGGACCTAATGGCGGGAGATATGGCGGCGAAGTAATTGTTACAGGAACGCCAGAGCAAGTAATTAATAGTAATAAAAATTCATATACGGCTGAATATTTAAGAAAAGTTTATCAAATTAATGATAATATTAAATTAAATATAAAGTAG
- a CDS encoding energy-coupled thiamine transporter ThiT translates to MAQEVNKTNQIYRWILMLINVIFCFLIVGVIILITISSEEKFLSIFSSNVKNTQLINNKIILFIKIAFIVILLLFLIANLILIWLLSCQKTIRFNIDFKMIKKRCFKICHWKTFDLVLIAFFVSLSLILDYLMIFFPKLPMGGGSIGLKYWPVFLIAFVVSFWHGIVTGVISALVSLIIIPQGAIINPWQYLLDYFIPMIMPSLIGIVNINFKNRLNANIKISFIITVICIIIYMCNVLSGVLYFGNYAWDGFSVWGYALIYNLIYVFIFVYPLMIISLPLLFRVLVPWKEKYNDQIN, encoded by the coding sequence ATGGCGCAAGAAGTAAATAAGACTAATCAAATTTATCGTTGAATTTTAATGTTAATTAATGTAATTTTTTGTTTCTTGATTGTCGGAGTAATAATATTGATAACAATAAGTTCGGAAGAAAAATTTTTAAGCATTTTTTCTTCTAATGTTAAGAATACACAATTAATTAATAATAAAATTATTTTATTTATTAAAATTGCATTTATTGTGATTTTATTATTATTTTTAATTGCTAATTTAATATTAATTTGGTTATTAAGTTGCCAAAAGACAATAAGATTTAATATTGATTTTAAAATGATTAAAAAACGATGCTTTAAAATTTGTCATTGAAAAACATTTGATTTAGTATTAATCGCTTTTTTTGTTAGTTTATCATTAATTTTAGATTATCTGATGATATTTTTTCCTAAATTACCAATGGGGGGGGGCAGTATTGGTTTAAAGTATTGACCGGTATTTTTAATTGCTTTCGTTGTTAGTTTTTGACACGGAATTGTAACTGGTGTTATTAGTGCTTTAGTTTCATTAATTATTATTCCTCAAGGGGCAATTATTAATCCTTGACAATATTTACTAGATTATTTTATTCCTATGATTATGCCTTCTTTAATAGGAATAGTGAATATTAATTTTAAAAATCGGCTTAATGCTAACATTAAAATTTCCTTTATAATAACAGTTATTTGTATTATTATATATATGTGCAATGTATTATCAGGGGTATTATATTTTGGTAATTATGCGTGAGATGGTTTTAGTGTTTGAGGTTATGCATTAATATATAATTTAATTTATGTTTTTATTTTTGTGTATCCTTTAATGATAATATCATTGCCGTTACTATTTAGAGTATTAGTGCCTTGAAAAGAAAAATATAATGATCAAATTAATTAG